The DNA segment TACTCCCGTCCTTCCTCCGCTCCCGTGCCCCTGCCGTTCTGCGCCGGCTTCGGCCCGGCGGGTGACTCCGGCGGGGCGGGCGGCACGGGGTGGGTCATGGCCGCCGAGGCCGCCGTGGCCCCCCGGGGCTTCGGGGCAAGCCGTGCGGCCGGCTCCTGGGCGTACGCGCGGAGGTAGACCACGACCGTGTTGATCACCGCGACCAGCGGTACGGCGACCACCGCACCGCCGATTCCCGCCACCATGCCTCCGGTGGCGACTGCCAGCACCACCGCGAGCGGATGGACGCGGACCGCGCGGCCGAGGATGAACGGCTGGAGGATGTGGCCCTCGATCTGCTGCACCGCCAGGACCACCACCAGCGTCATGACGGCCGTGAACACGCCCTGCGTGACCAGGCCGACGACGACCGCCAGCGCGCCCGAGACCACCGCGCCGACGAGCGGGATGAAGGCGAACAGGAAGATGAAGACGGCGAGCGGCACCGCCATCGGCACGTCCAGGAAGTAGATGCCGAGGCCGATGAAGATCGCGTCGATCAGTGCCACTACCACCGTGCCGCGCACATACGCCGTCAGCGTCCGCCACGCGGCCGGTCCGGCGCCGGCGACCCCCGGACGGGCGGCGGCGGGCACCAGCTTCAGCGCCCATTCCCAGATGCGCTTGCCGTCGTAGAGCAGGAACAGGGTCGAGAAGACCGCGAGCAGGAGGCCGGTGAGCGCCTCGACGACGACCGTCACGCCCTCCAGGCCCGCCGAGGTGATCTGCTCGGTGTTGGCGCCGACCGCCTCACGCAGGTTCTTGGCGATCTCGTTGATCTGGTGGTCGGTGACGTGGAAGGGGCTGTTGAGCAGCCAGTTGCGCAGCTCGTCGATGCCGTCCTGGATCTGGTCGGAGAGGGTGTCGATGTTCTCCATGACCTGCCAGGTCACGAACCACCCTATGAGGCCGATGACGACGAACCCGAACAGCGCGGTCAGCGCCGTGGCCGGTCCGCGCGGCAGCCCGATCTTCCGCAGCCGGGCCACCGTCGGCTGGAGCAGCGCCGTGATCAGCAGCGCGGCGGCGAAGGCCAGCACCACGAGCTGGACGGCGCCGATGATCCGCATGAGCACCCAGACCGTCCCCGCGAGCACCAGCAGGCGCCAGCCGGCCTCGGCGGCGACCCGTACCCCCCAGGGCACGGCGTGCGCGGGATCGGGACGGGAGGGGAGGACGAGGGCGGGAGCC comes from the Streptomyces sp. KMM 9044 genome and includes:
- a CDS encoding AI-2E family transporter, with the translated sequence MSRMPGWLGRIGAGLTEASRRLEERRAEMERENRARPEPDVTPGSAALPQASATSETSAEPADRVPGSPGDHGPAAAPALVLPSRPDPAHAVPWGVRVAAEAGWRLLVLAGTVWVLMRIIGAVQLVVLAFAAALLITALLQPTVARLRKIGLPRGPATALTALFGFVVIGLIGWFVTWQVMENIDTLSDQIQDGIDELRNWLLNSPFHVTDHQINEIAKNLREAVGANTEQITSAGLEGVTVVVEALTGLLLAVFSTLFLLYDGKRIWEWALKLVPAAARPGVAGAGPAAWRTLTAYVRGTVVVALIDAIFIGLGIYFLDVPMAVPLAVFIFLFAFIPLVGAVVSGALAVVVGLVTQGVFTAVMTLVVVLAVQQIEGHILQPFILGRAVRVHPLAVVLAVATGGMVAGIGGAVVAVPLVAVINTVVVYLRAYAQEPAARLAPKPRGATAASAAMTHPVPPAPPESPAGPKPAQNGRGTGAEEGRE